From one Mycobacterium colombiense CECT 3035 genomic stretch:
- a CDS encoding thioredoxin family protein, with the protein MTAVVVIVVALAAATLAGWLLTRRSGRIREIATTPDRDTDADIAALGLSRNGPTVVHFSAPWCGPCDRVRRVVQQVCDDLGDVAHVEVDLDANPETARRYSVLSLPTTLIFDVDGRQRYRTSGVPSSADLRSALKPLLA; encoded by the coding sequence ATGACCGCAGTTGTCGTGATCGTCGTGGCGCTGGCCGCGGCAACCCTGGCCGGGTGGTTGCTGACCCGGCGTTCCGGACGCATCCGGGAAATCGCCACCACGCCGGATCGGGACACCGACGCCGACATCGCGGCGCTGGGGCTGTCCCGCAACGGGCCGACCGTGGTGCACTTCAGCGCGCCGTGGTGCGGGCCGTGTGACCGGGTCCGCCGGGTCGTCCAGCAGGTCTGCGACGACTTGGGCGACGTGGCACACGTCGAGGTCGACCTGGACGCCAATCCGGAGACCGCGCGCCGGTATTCGGTGTTGTCCCTGCCCACCACGCTGATCTTCGACGTCGACGGCCGGCAGCGATACCGTACGTCCGGAGTGCCCAGCAGCGCCGACCTGCGGTCCGCCCTGAAACCGCTGTTGGCCTGA
- a CDS encoding putative leader peptide, translating into MLTQRRAVELCRTAGCCCCCCC; encoded by the coding sequence ATGCTCACCCAGCGTCGCGCAGTCGAACTGTGCCGCACCGCGGGCTGTTGTTGTTGCTGTTGCTGCTGA
- a CDS encoding DUF4395 domain-containing protein, with protein MPNSNITTRPDLVDVRGPRFAAWVTTAVLVLALAASAASPPAAAVILAVQAVIFAIGAVGGPRKHPYGRIFATVVAPRLGPVQDREPTPPLKFAQLVGLIFAVLGTAGFATGAVLFGVIATAAALAAAFLNAAFGICLGCQLYPLVARFRRPARPT; from the coding sequence TTGCCAAACAGCAACATCACCACGCGACCCGACCTGGTCGACGTGCGTGGACCGCGATTCGCGGCTTGGGTCACCACCGCCGTCCTGGTGCTCGCGCTCGCCGCATCGGCGGCAAGCCCGCCGGCCGCCGCGGTGATCCTGGCCGTCCAAGCCGTCATCTTCGCCATCGGCGCGGTCGGTGGGCCGCGCAAGCACCCCTACGGCCGCATCTTCGCCACCGTCGTCGCGCCGCGACTGGGCCCGGTGCAGGATCGCGAGCCGACCCCGCCGCTGAAGTTCGCCCAACTCGTCGGCCTGATCTTCGCGGTGCTCGGAACCGCCGGATTCGCCACCGGCGCCGTGCTGTTCGGCGTCATCGCCACCGCGGCCGCCCTGGCGGCCGCGTTTCTCAACGCGGCGTTCGGCATCTGCCTGGGCTGCCAGCTCTACCCGCTGGTGGCCCGTTTCCGGCGCCCCGCGCGTCCCACCTGA
- a CDS encoding sulfurtransferase, with protein sequence MARSDVLVSTDWAESNLDASGVVFVEVDEDTSAYDAGHIPGAIKLDWRSDLQDPVKRDFVDAQQFSKLLSERGISNDDTVILYGGNNNWFAAYAYWYFKLYGHDKVKLLDGGRKKWELDGRALSSDPVSRPATSYTAAAPDNSIRAFRDDVIAAINVKNLVDVRSPDEFSGKILAPAHLPQEQSQRPGHIPGAINVPWSRAANEDGTFKSDEELAELYAAAGLDGDKETIAYCRIGERSSHTWFVLYELLGHRNVKNYDGSWTEYGSLVGAPIELGS encoded by the coding sequence ATGGCACGCTCCGACGTCCTGGTCTCCACCGACTGGGCTGAGAGCAATCTCGACGCCTCAGGCGTCGTCTTCGTCGAAGTCGACGAAGACACCAGCGCTTACGACGCCGGCCACATCCCCGGCGCGATCAAGCTGGACTGGCGCTCCGACTTGCAGGACCCGGTCAAACGCGACTTCGTCGACGCCCAACAATTCTCCAAACTGCTCAGCGAGCGGGGCATTTCCAACGACGACACCGTGATCCTCTACGGCGGCAACAACAACTGGTTTGCCGCGTACGCGTACTGGTACTTCAAGCTCTACGGCCACGACAAGGTCAAGCTGCTCGACGGCGGCCGCAAGAAATGGGAGCTCGACGGCCGGGCGCTGTCCAGCGACCCCGTCAGCCGGCCCGCTACGTCGTACACCGCCGCCGCACCGGACAACAGCATCCGGGCGTTCCGCGACGACGTCATCGCCGCCATCAACGTCAAGAACCTGGTTGACGTGCGCTCCCCCGACGAGTTCTCCGGCAAGATCCTGGCGCCCGCGCACCTGCCGCAGGAGCAAAGCCAGCGGCCCGGCCACATCCCCGGCGCTATCAACGTGCCGTGGAGCAGGGCCGCGAACGAGGACGGCACCTTCAAGTCCGACGAGGAGCTGGCCGAGCTCTACGCCGCCGCCGGCCTCGACGGCGACAAGGAAACGATCGCCTACTGCCGCATCGGCGAGCGGTCGTCGCACACCTGGTTCGTTCTCTATGAATTGCTCGGGCATCGGAATGTGAAGAACTACGACGGCAGTTGGACGGAATACGGCTCCCTGGTGGGTGCCCCGATCGAGTTGGGAAGCTGA
- a CDS encoding DUF1416 domain-containing protein: MCSAPKQGLTLPASVDLEKETVITGRVVDGEGQAVGGAFVRLLDSSDEFTAEVVASATGDFRFFAAPGSWTLRALSKAGNGDAVVAPSGAGIHEVDVKIA; the protein is encoded by the coding sequence ATGTGCTCTGCACCGAAACAAGGACTGACGTTGCCCGCCAGCGTCGACCTGGAGAAGGAAACGGTGATCACCGGTCGCGTGGTGGACGGCGAGGGCCAGGCAGTGGGGGGTGCGTTCGTCCGCTTGCTGGACTCCTCGGACGAGTTCACCGCCGAGGTCGTGGCGTCGGCCACCGGCGACTTCCGGTTCTTCGCCGCGCCGGGTTCCTGGACCCTGCGTGCCCTGTCGAAGGCCGGCAACGGCGACGCCGTGGTGGCGCCGTCCGGTGCGGGCATCCACGAGGTCGACGTCAAGATCGCCTGA
- a CDS encoding FABP family protein, translating into MSRDEPLSSAGSGDRAVAAAAERAKLTAGRNIPSYDDLPLPADTANLREGANLSDELLALLPLVGVWRGEGEGRGHDGDYRFGQQIVVSHDGGDYLNWEARSWRLSETGDYQERGLRETGFWRFVTDPDDPGESHAIELLLAHSAGYVELFYGRPLTQSSWELVTDALARSRSGVLVGGAKRLYGIVEGGDLAYVEERVDADGGLVPHLSARLSRFAG; encoded by the coding sequence GTGAGTCGCGACGAACCGCTGAGTTCCGCCGGTTCCGGCGACCGGGCAGTGGCCGCCGCCGCCGAGCGCGCCAAGCTCACCGCCGGCCGCAACATCCCGTCCTACGATGACCTGCCCCTGCCCGCCGACACCGCGAACCTGCGCGAAGGCGCCAACCTCAGCGATGAGCTGCTGGCGCTGCTGCCGTTGGTCGGCGTCTGGCGCGGCGAAGGCGAAGGCCGCGGGCACGACGGCGACTACCGGTTCGGCCAGCAGATCGTGGTTTCGCACGACGGCGGTGACTACCTGAACTGGGAAGCCCGCTCCTGGCGGCTCAGCGAGACGGGCGACTACCAAGAACGCGGCCTGCGCGAAACGGGTTTCTGGCGCTTCGTCACCGATCCCGACGACCCCGGCGAATCGCACGCGATCGAACTGCTGCTGGCCCATTCGGCGGGCTACGTCGAACTGTTCTACGGCCGCCCGCTGACCCAGTCGTCGTGGGAACTGGTCACCGACGCGCTGGCCCGCAGCAGGTCGGGTGTGCTGGTCGGCGGCGCCAAACGCCTCTACGGCATCGTCGAAGGCGGCGACCTCGCCTACGTCGAGGAACGGGTGGACGCCGACGGCGGTCTGGTGCCGCATCTCTCGGCGCGGCTGTCTCGCTTCGCCGGCTAG